The genomic window ATGAGGACATTCATGTATGCTGTCTTCAGCACTTGGTTCTTTGATTTGAAACCTAGTGCAATGTCTGGATGCTCTGCGAATATCTTCCTCACCAGAGTTACCTGAGAAGCAAGAA from Brassica oleracea var. oleracea cultivar TO1000 unplaced genomic scaffold, BOL UnpScaffold31614, whole genome shotgun sequence includes these protein-coding regions:
- the LOC106322428 gene encoding MATH domain and coiled-coil domain-containing protein At2g42480-like produces the protein IEVYINMIEAVDGESGEVPEKHETVDMNGLKVLASQVTLVRKIFAEHPDIALGFKSKNQVLKTAYMN